ATATCACCCATATGATTAACTGGACAGGTCAGATACTACCTGTACGTAAGATTGCTGATGTTGCTCATGCCCGCGGTATCGAAGTAGTAGTAGATGCAGCCCATACATTTGCCCATCTGGATTATAAACTACCTGATCTGGGAGCAGACTATGCAGGTACTAGTTTACACAAATGGCTCTGTGCTCCCTTTGGATCGGGTATGTTGTATGTTAAAAAAGAGAAAGTCAAAGGTCTATATCCTCTTTTCCCAAATGTCGATCCCAGAATAGATGATATCCGAAAGTTTGAAGTATTAGGTACGCGCTCCTTTGCGATTGAACAAGCAATTGGCCAAGCCATCAATTTTCAGAATGCAATTGGTACTAAACGCAAGGAAGAAAGATTGCGTTACCTCAAAAACTACTGGTGTGATAAAGTAAAAGATCTGCCGCGCATCAAACTGAATACATCATTGAAACCAGAATATTCCTGTGCATTAGCTAATTTTACAGTAGAAGGTATGGAACCCGGAGCTATTGAATCCTTCTTATTCAACAAATATAAAATTCATACTAGTCCTATTGTTTGGGAAAACATTAAAGGAGTGCGGGTTACTCCTCATGTGTATACAACGTTGAAAGACCTTGACAGATTAGTAGAAGCGATTACATATCTTTCTAAAAATAAGATCTCCTAAAGAATGAGTCATCCCAGATTTTGGATGTGATTCTGTCTGAAATAGTAAACAAAGCCTATACTTTTCAAAAGTGCAGGCTTTGTTTTATTCTGGATAGCTTGCTCATTTCGCTTTTTTCAGCTCTCT
This genomic stretch from Xanthocytophaga agilis harbors:
- a CDS encoding aminotransferase class V-fold PLP-dependent enzyme, which produces MRTRRDFLRKVGAATGAATLLPTFNPLKAQDILLAGEQIAHLSPLQAASDEDYWASIQQAYTASTTIINLNNGGVSPQPTIVQEAQDRYTRIANEAPSYYMWRIMDQGREPIRSKLADLAGCSPEEIAVNRNATEALATIIFGLTLRKGDEVVLTRQDYPNMIQAWKQREIRDEIKLKWINLDLPIESDEVFVQKFTEQFTAKTKVVYITHMINWTGQILPVRKIADVAHARGIEVVVDAAHTFAHLDYKLPDLGADYAGTSLHKWLCAPFGSGMLYVKKEKVKGLYPLFPNVDPRIDDIRKFEVLGTRSFAIEQAIGQAINFQNAIGTKRKEERLRYLKNYWCDKVKDLPRIKLNTSLKPEYSCALANFTVEGMEPGAIESFLFNKYKIHTSPIVWENIKGVRVTPHVYTTLKDLDRLVEAITYLSKNKIS